The Desulfopila inferna region CAATGTTTCAAAGACAAGGCCTCCGCCTACACCTTAAACAGCGGTATCGGAGAGGGACAAATCTCATTCATCTCCGCCAGATCTTTTGCAGCGCAATACCCCTTGGAAGCGTAGCCCAACTTCAGTCCCTTCAAGGTGATGACCTGAAGATGGGTATGGTAAAACCAGTTGCCGTTTTCATGAAAATCACCAATTTCCGCAAAAGCCTGCCCCGCAGGGAGAATTTTCCCTGCCGGCGGCAGACTCTCTCGCCGCAGATGACCGTAAAAACTGTAGAAGGGCTCGAAATAGGGGCTTTCATGGCGGAGAAGGACGAAGCTACCGTAGTTACCCTCTCCGCTCTCATAACCGCTTTCGGCGACAACACCATCAAGCGGGGTATGAAGGGGGGTCCCCAAACCGACGATAATGTCCAAACCGAGATGGATGAAGCGTCCCTCTTCCACCATCTGGGGACAATCCGCCAGCAGGGTATCCCTGTTTTCCAGATAGGCTGCCACCCCCCAACTGTACTCCGCCCCCATCTTTTCCTCAAGAATCTGTTGAAAACTCCGCTGATCGCGCATATCGACGCCTGAGAGAAGGCTGCTTCGAGGGGAAAGATCGGCAATAAATGGATCACCCCGTAGATTATGAAAGATCGGCTGATACTCGACCCTGCGGCTATACAACATAAATGGATAATGCATAGGCCCTCCCGGCGCCAAAGTTATCTTAATAAATCAAGGTGCTACGAAAGAGCAAAATCCGTAGTTTTCAAGAGTCCCGTAATCGGCACCACAGGTTTGCCGTCATTGTCTTCCCTGACACCTTCCGGCCATTCAAAATCGGCCGACATTCCTTTGAAGTAGTCAAGATCGTAGGGCAGCAGCTTCAGGGAGAGGTCTTCGCCATCCCCGATGATCGTAGAGGCCATACCGAAGTCGACTTCGCCCAGCAAGGTGTGAACGATATAGCGGGGTACTTCACGGCCGCTGCCGTCCCTGCGCACCCGTGTGGCAATGTCGATAACATCATAGAGTGCCACCGGATTTTCACTGTTCCAGCGGTTCTGCACATCCAGCCCGGCGACATAGAGATGATGAAATTCAATGCCCGCCTGGCGACAGTGGTAGGCGAGAAGATGTATGGTTTCCGGGGTATCGTTGATCCGTCCCAGCAGCGGGGTGTTGTTGTATACCGTGATACCTTTGTTTCTAAGGAGTCGGGCCAGACGGCCATGCTCTTCGGTGAATTCCTCCGCCACCAGAAAATGAGTTTCGATTTCCAGCCGTTTGGGGTTGACCAGGGTGAGCTTGTTCAGACCGGCGAGCCTGTCGATCACCTCAGCTGTATACAACTGCGGCTCATAATTAAATTTAAGGCTGCGCAGACGAATGGCGTTCACATGAGGTATGTCATCGAGAACTTTAACGATTCTGTCAATCTGATAGAGAGAATCGACCGCATCGGTTTCCGAGATGATCACTACATCGGTGATGCGCTCATCGCCACGGATATAATAGAGATCCTCCTCCGTGCACTCGGTATCGACTTCGACCCTGGTCTCATGGACGCGTGACAGGTTAAAGGATCTGGTATCGACCAGCGAAGGCGAGAGCTTCCTCTCCTCCCTCATCATTTCCAGAACCGCCTCGGTGCTCTCCGGCTGAGTCATGCCGCCGCCGAAACGCAGCGGGCGTGAACCGAGAAAGAGCGAGTCGTCACCGATCTTGGCCATATACTGGATATCGATGGTGCCCTCCTCATTGACCCGTATATTTTCAAGCTCATTGGCTATCGGAGCGAACTCCTTGAAATAGTCGGGATTGTAGGGACTGCGGATCCAGATGAAATTGTCGTTTTCCTCCACCGGCTCTACTGCCCAACCGCTGATATTCCAGTCCATCTTGCCGATCGGCGTGGCCGTACAGATCCTGGGGATGACCCGGTCGGAGAGATGAGCCCGAAGGTAGCTACCCATCTCCAGTCCTTTCGAAATGGGTGACCAATAAATGCTGTTGCCGTGGATCGGACTGCAGGGGATATAGATATAATGGAGTTCAGCGCCGGCACCGCGCAGCAGACTGAAAAGCCGGACCAGTTCGGGCCCCTGGTCGTTGCAGTCTTTGAGGAAGGGTGTCTGCACATAAACGACTATGCCGCTTTTCACCAGCTCCGAGATGATCATCAGGCATTGCGGCGAAATTTCATCGGGATGGATGAAGTGGGTGGCGATCTCCATGCGCTTGCCGCGTTCCTGCAGCTCCAGGTTTTTGCGCTTCAGATAGTTGAGCATCGAGGCATCATCGGCGAGAAACAAATGGGGGTAATAAGCGATGGAGCGGGTGGCCAGGCGCAGCGTCTGCACATGTTCGACCTCCATCAGCCCGTCGATTGCGCTCGCTATATTTTCCCGGTTCATGAAAGGATCGCCGCCGGTGATGACTATCTCTTTTATAGCCGGTGAGTTGGCCACATGTTCGATGGCCGTACGGACATCCTCGGCGCTCGGATTTTGCTGGTTTCTCTCCTCCTTATGCTTGCGGAAACAGAACCTGCAGTAGACGGGGCAGGCCATATTGAGCAGGAAAATGACCCGATTCAGATACATCTGCTCAAGTAGTCCCTGGTGAAATTGACCGATCCAGGTATTGGTATGGCCAATGGTATCAAGCTCTTCTACAAAAGGGAGATATTGATACGCTACACTGCCGGAGACCCGCATCTGACGAATAGTATGCATCGACAACCGCACCGGATAGGTATCGATCACCTTCTGCATGTCGGCATGATCGGACTTTTTGATCCTGATATTGGCAACCTTCTCCAGCTGCTCGGTGTTCTTGATGGATATAAATCTGTTTCCGGGCAGAACCACCTCAAGAATGGCCATCAACAGCAGGTGGGGCATTTCAATATCACCGACAACGATCTTCTTGGTACCGTCGGCTTTGCCCAGCTGCGCCAGGAGATCAGTGAAAAATCCCTGAGGATCGTCCGCGTATCCGCAAGCTTCAAGCAGCCTCTCCCGTTTAGTCAGACCATCGCCGATCTGAATTACTTCGAAAAAGGAACGGTCAATGAGGGGCCTTACCCCCAGTTGTTCCAAGAAACCGGTAAGAGCGGCGGTAAGGTCCGTAAGGGAAGCTTCGTTTTTTTCCCCGGAATTTGCATAATCAATTTCCAACATCGTCTCATTTTCAGACATCCTCGTTCTCCCAATATAAGAGGATAATAAAACATAGAGCCGTCAAAACACACTTCTGCTGATTATGACCGATCAGGGAGGTATTCAACAGCTACCAAAATATACATATTTCAGAGCCAGGTAAAAAAAACTCTCCTCTCCTCTCATTCCGCTTCACCTGGAGAAACAAACAACTGAAATTAATAAACAAAAACAAATTCCCCAAATTATAAAAACGGGAAGCATCCGGAATTTCACCAGATTATTATTTGACATTCTCCTCAAAATCTGCAATTTTAACTATTATAGTAATAACTTTCCCATTATAGTATGACAGATAATAATTCATCCCAAAACGGAATGTCAAAAGGAAAATACTATTTTTCCAAATCATTGGAAAAGGGCTTGAGAATACTGTCTCTTTTCAAGAATGACACCCCTGTGTTAACCCAGAGCGAAATCGCCAAGACTCTGGATCTCAATATGACATCCACCTACCGTTACATCAACACCCTGGTAGAGATGGGATATTTGGAAAAAGATCGAAAAACCAAGGAGATTCGGCCGTCGACCCAGTGTCTGCTGCTGTGCATCAACCTGATGCAGGCCACCGATAACCTCAAAATGATCAAGGATGTCGTCGACCGGCTCCACCGGGAAAACAATATCAGCATCGATGTCGCCTATGCGGTAGATGATACCCTGGTACGTCTCTACCACAGGGAGGCGGAGGAGGCCCTGACTTTCAGCCTGCCGGAATTTTCAACAAACTGTCTGCACAACACGGCCCTGGGCAAGGCCTATCTTTCCAGCCTGCCGGACCACATCATCGCTGAAAAAATTGAGCGGATGGATCTGGTTGCCAAAACGGCAAACACCATCCGCGATAAAGATACACTGCTCAAAGAAATAGAAATTACCAGAAAGCGCGGATTCGCCATGCAGGTGGAAGAGTATCTGCCCGGCGTGCTGGCTATTGCCGCACCGCTGTATGACCCCATAAACGCAACGTCGGTGGGTGCGGTATCTTTTGATTTTTCAGTACTGCAGCACACCGCGGAGAGCATCATGGCTCAATACGGAGATATGGTCAGGGAAACAGCCGCCCAACTCTCTCAGCTGCTTCCCTCTGCAAAAATTTAGTGCCGGGCCTGCGGGACATTATTTCCAATGGTCAGGACTGATTTGCTGCACATTTTACATGCATATGGGACACGGTTTAAATACGGGACACGGTTTAAATACTTAAAAACGCACTTCAACCTCTGATCGACAGCTATGAAAACCAAAAGTTGGAAACCCTGGGCACTCCTGGCCCCTTCCATGAGCGCAGTCTTTTTTCTTCTCGTCATCCCCGTCTGTTTCGTTGTGGTATACAGCTTCTGGCTGCGCGCCCCGAGCGGCGCCGACATCCCGGCTTTCCAGTTTGGCAATTACGCTAAATTCTTCGAAGATTTTTTTTATCCCAAAATACTGTTCCGCACCATCAGAATTGCCTTTGAAACCGTTTTTCTCTGCGTGATCATGGGCTACATCCCGGCCTATTTTTTCTACCGGAGCACCAGTCGGTACAAACAGATTTATCTTCTGCTGATCATGCTGCCCTTCTGGATAAGCTTCATTATCCGGACCATGAGCTGGATTAACATTATGGGCGATTCCGGTCTTATCAACCATTTCCTCATAAAGATCGGGCTGCTGGAAACTCCTATCTCCATGCTCTATAATGAGTTTACCGTGCTGATGGGGTTGATCATGTACCTGCTGCCCTTTATGGTGCTCAACATCTACGTCAGCCTCGAAGGCATCGACAAGAGCCTGCTCGAGGCCGCCCGTTCCATGGGCTGTACCGAATGGCAGGCCTTCCGCGAAGTCACTCTGCCTCTGAGCCTGCCCGGCCTCAGCGCCGGCTGTCTCCTGGTCTTTGTGCTGACGGCGGGGACTTATCTACCGCCCATGATCCTTGGCGGGCCCGGCAACGACATGATCGCCAACCTTATTTTCAAACGGGTCGTGGGCACTCTGGACTGGCCCTTCGGCTCCGCCATCAGTGTGATCCTGCTGTCACTGCTGTTTGTGATTGTCTGGACCTACAATCGTTACCTGGGTATCAACCAGATTTTCAAAAGCTTTCAGGGAAAATAACCCATGCGACATTCAATTGGATGGTCACTCATCAGGTTCTACACCATACTGGTCTACATCTTCATGTTCACGCCCATCGTGGTTGTCATTGTTTTGTCATTCAACCCCAAGCAGTTCGGAATCTTCCCGATGGATGGGGTCAGCCTGCGCTGGTTCATTAAACTCGCCCAGAACGACTCGATCATCGACGCCTTTAAAAATTCACTGATCCTGGGATCACTCACCGCCATTATCTCAACCGCCATCGGCATACTTGCGGCACTGGCTTTTATCCGTTTTGACTTCCCCGGCAAAAACACCATCAATACCCTGCTGCTCTCTCCTATCATGATTCCCGAGGTGGTGCTGGGCGTGGCTCTGCTCCTTTTTTTGCGCTATCTGCAGCAACCAAAAAGCTTCGCCCTGCTGCTCATGGGTCATGTGGTTCTGACCCTGCCTTATGTACTGCTCATTGTTCAGGCACGTCTGGTCGGCATCAAAAAAGAATATGAGGAGGCTGCACGGTCACTGGGGGCCAACGGCTTTCAGACCTTCAGGGAAGTCACTTTCCCCTTGCTGCTGCCCGCCATTCTGGCCGGAGCCCTCTTTGCCTTTACGATTTCATTCGACGATATCACCGCCACGCTTTTCTGGGCGACGGCGGAGAACCAGACCGTACCGGTCAAGATATTCAGTATGCTGAGAAATTCGATCAGCCCCGAAATCAACGCCCTTGGTACGGTAATGATCGTGCTGACAGTCTCCACGCCGCTGCTGGCTGGATATCTGT contains the following coding sequences:
- a CDS encoding peptidoglycan DD-metalloendopeptidase family protein — encoded protein: MHYPFMLYSRRVEYQPIFHNLRGDPFIADLSPRSSLLSGVDMRDQRSFQQILEEKMGAEYSWGVAAYLENRDTLLADCPQMVEEGRFIHLGLDIIVGLGTPLHTPLDGVVAESGYESGEGNYGSFVLLRHESPYFEPFYSFYGHLRRESLPPAGKILPAGQAFAEIGDFHENGNWFYHTHLQVITLKGLKLGYASKGYCAAKDLAEMNEICPSPIPLFKV
- a CDS encoding radical SAM protein, translated to MSENETMLEIDYANSGEKNEASLTDLTAALTGFLEQLGVRPLIDRSFFEVIQIGDGLTKRERLLEACGYADDPQGFFTDLLAQLGKADGTKKIVVGDIEMPHLLLMAILEVVLPGNRFISIKNTEQLEKVANIRIKKSDHADMQKVIDTYPVRLSMHTIRQMRVSGSVAYQYLPFVEELDTIGHTNTWIGQFHQGLLEQMYLNRVIFLLNMACPVYCRFCFRKHKEERNQQNPSAEDVRTAIEHVANSPAIKEIVITGGDPFMNRENIASAIDGLMEVEHVQTLRLATRSIAYYPHLFLADDASMLNYLKRKNLELQERGKRMEIATHFIHPDEISPQCLMIISELVKSGIVVYVQTPFLKDCNDQGPELVRLFSLLRGAGAELHYIYIPCSPIHGNSIYWSPISKGLEMGSYLRAHLSDRVIPRICTATPIGKMDWNISGWAVEPVEENDNFIWIRSPYNPDYFKEFAPIANELENIRVNEEGTIDIQYMAKIGDDSLFLGSRPLRFGGGMTQPESTEAVLEMMREERKLSPSLVDTRSFNLSRVHETRVEVDTECTEEDLYYIRGDERITDVVIISETDAVDSLYQIDRIVKVLDDIPHVNAIRLRSLKFNYEPQLYTAEVIDRLAGLNKLTLVNPKRLEIETHFLVAEEFTEEHGRLARLLRNKGITVYNNTPLLGRINDTPETIHLLAYHCRQAGIEFHHLYVAGLDVQNRWNSENPVALYDVIDIATRVRRDGSGREVPRYIVHTLLGEVDFGMASTIIGDGEDLSLKLLPYDLDYFKGMSADFEWPEGVREDNDGKPVVPITGLLKTTDFALS
- a CDS encoding IclR family transcriptional regulator; protein product: MSKGKYYFSKSLEKGLRILSLFKNDTPVLTQSEIAKTLDLNMTSTYRYINTLVEMGYLEKDRKTKEIRPSTQCLLLCINLMQATDNLKMIKDVVDRLHRENNISIDVAYAVDDTLVRLYHREAEEALTFSLPEFSTNCLHNTALGKAYLSSLPDHIIAEKIERMDLVAKTANTIRDKDTLLKEIEITRKRGFAMQVEEYLPGVLAIAAPLYDPINATSVGAVSFDFSVLQHTAESIMAQYGDMVRETAAQLSQLLPSAKI
- a CDS encoding ABC transporter permease, producing the protein MKTKSWKPWALLAPSMSAVFFLLVIPVCFVVVYSFWLRAPSGADIPAFQFGNYAKFFEDFFYPKILFRTIRIAFETVFLCVIMGYIPAYFFYRSTSRYKQIYLLLIMLPFWISFIIRTMSWINIMGDSGLINHFLIKIGLLETPISMLYNEFTVLMGLIMYLLPFMVLNIYVSLEGIDKSLLEAARSMGCTEWQAFREVTLPLSLPGLSAGCLLVFVLTAGTYLPPMILGGPGNDMIANLIFKRVVGTLDWPFGSAISVILLSLLFVIVWTYNRYLGINQIFKSFQGK
- a CDS encoding ABC transporter permease; protein product: MRHSIGWSLIRFYTILVYIFMFTPIVVVIVLSFNPKQFGIFPMDGVSLRWFIKLAQNDSIIDAFKNSLILGSLTAIISTAIGILAALAFIRFDFPGKNTINTLLLSPIMIPEVVLGVALLLFLRYLQQPKSFALLLMGHVVLTLPYVLLIVQARLVGIKKEYEEAARSLGANGFQTFREVTFPLLLPAILAGALFAFTISFDDITATLFWATAENQTVPVKIFSMLRNSISPEINALGTVMIVLTVSTPLLAGYLSRRFSKFKE